The following proteins come from a genomic window of Fibrobacter succinogenes:
- a CDS encoding sialate O-acetylesterase, producing the protein MSVENLKKLMAVAGVAAGFSLFAVSGSNAAPNPNFHIYIAYGQSNMAGNGDIVPAEDQAKDPKNFLMLASHNANANQRSGKTTQSIKVGEWYPAIPPMFHPTENLSPADYFGRAMVDSLPGVTVGIIPVAIGAVAIKAFDKDQYKAYFNSAESYIKNWAKDYDSNPYQRIVDLGKKAKEVGVIKGFIFHQGETDGSGSEWQNNVYKTYKDIVNALELDENEVAFVAGELLQEGNNCCGGKNAGIAQLKSKFKKFGLASSKGLQGNGRDPYHFGRAGVIELGKRYCSEMLKLIDKTIDPDAPAVDLVDPSKSVVPDEPPEEYGPYGDAPASIPGTIEAENYNKGGADKAYYDLSKGNEGNKFRKDDVDIYQPNMGIVVGHCQKGEWLKYTVKVEADGEYEISALVAGENGSGSFKLYVDDKQIGDEIVNEGKGFDTFSEVSGGKATLKAGEHELKLEIANDWIDIDYVEFKKVDDTNGIKNIRLNLTDTESLFSVFDMQGIKLGSFTAKGMEHAVALVKTDAKLRKYSKGVFFVRKDGATHMAKKVVVRE; encoded by the coding sequence CGCGGTTTCTGGATCTAATGCAGCTCCGAATCCGAACTTCCATATTTATATCGCATATGGTCAGTCTAACATGGCGGGGAATGGCGATATCGTCCCTGCAGAGGACCAGGCCAAGGATCCCAAGAATTTCCTCATGTTGGCTTCGCACAACGCAAATGCGAACCAGCGTAGTGGCAAAACGACCCAGTCTATCAAGGTGGGCGAATGGTATCCGGCGATTCCCCCAATGTTCCATCCTACCGAGAATCTCTCCCCGGCGGACTATTTTGGCCGCGCGATGGTGGATTCCTTGCCGGGTGTGACCGTGGGTATTATCCCTGTGGCTATCGGTGCTGTAGCTATCAAGGCTTTTGACAAGGATCAGTACAAAGCTTACTTCAATTCTGCTGAAAGTTATATCAAGAACTGGGCAAAGGACTATGATTCCAATCCCTATCAGAGAATTGTGGACTTGGGCAAGAAGGCTAAGGAAGTAGGCGTCATCAAGGGATTTATTTTCCACCAGGGCGAAACCGATGGATCTGGCTCGGAATGGCAGAATAATGTCTATAAGACCTACAAGGACATTGTAAATGCTCTTGAACTGGACGAAAACGAAGTGGCCTTTGTGGCAGGCGAATTGCTCCAGGAAGGCAACAACTGCTGCGGCGGCAAGAATGCCGGTATTGCCCAGCTTAAAAGCAAGTTCAAAAAGTTCGGTCTGGCCTCTTCCAAGGGTTTGCAGGGTAACGGCAGGGACCCTTACCACTTTGGCCGCGCGGGCGTGATTGAACTGGGCAAGCGCTACTGCTCCGAAATGCTCAAGCTTATCGACAAGACTATCGATCCGGATGCTCCGGCTGTCGACCTGGTTGACCCCAGCAAGTCTGTGGTTCCCGACGAACCTCCCGAGGAATATGGCCCCTATGGCGATGCTCCCGCAAGTATTCCTGGCACTATTGAAGCTGAAAACTACAACAAGGGCGGAGCCGACAAGGCCTATTACGATTTGAGTAAAGGCAACGAAGGCAACAAGTTCCGCAAGGACGATGTTGATATTTACCAGCCGAACATGGGTATTGTTGTAGGTCACTGCCAGAAGGGCGAATGGCTCAAGTACACCGTGAAGGTGGAAGCCGATGGCGAATATGAAATTTCTGCCCTTGTGGCTGGTGAAAACGGCTCCGGTAGCTTTAAGCTTTATGTGGACGATAAGCAGATTGGTGATGAAATTGTAAACGAAGGCAAGGGCTTTGACACGTTCTCCGAAGTGAGCGGCGGCAAGGCTACTTTGAAGGCTGGCGAACATGAATTGAAACTTGAAATTGCCAATGACTGGATCGATATCGACTATGTCGAGTTCAAGAAGGTTGACGATACTAACGGAATAAAGAACATTCGCTTGAATTTGACCGATACCGAAAGCCTCTTTAGCGTGTTCGATATGCAGGGCATTAAGCTTGGTTCGTTTACCGCCAAGGGCATGGAACATGCAGTTGCTCTCGTCAAGACCGATGCCAAACTCCGCAAGTACTCTAAGGGCGTGTTCTTCGTCCGTAAGGATGGTGCAACGCATATGGCCAAAAAAGTGGTTGTGCGCGAGTAA